A genomic window from Ciona intestinalis chromosome 8, KH, whole genome shotgun sequence includes:
- the LOC100175137 gene encoding dihydropteridine reductase isoform X1: MYLQNLNTLFQLLNESRSVTSLYNQKHFTTNLLVKNLPRWTTNKTNARTHTLYRWMVEFKPRMTLRRNQGLLPSSFYSICCNAPVPNIYDRKCCLHKISYYWAQTKKLSYILHDKPKCLVKLLHDVYFDGFCGEKGQLYSNICRNISHYDTPPILHVTSIDLMSNDAADQNVLIKNLNSWQDQHAEVVDGLGSLLGKQKVDAIFCVAGGWAGGNAASQNYVKNCDMMWKQSVWSSTIAGNLASKFLKQGGLLTLTGAAPALEGTSGMIGYGLAKAAVHQLCKSLSDSSSGLPVNSSVLCIAPVTLDTPMNRKNMPNADFSSWTPLEYISETFLVWAKGEKRPASGSLLKVETASGATTATPV, translated from the exons ATGTATTTACAAAACCTTAACACcctttttcaacttttaaacGAATCTAGAAGTGTCACTTCCTTATACAACCAAAAACACTTCACTACGAACTTGTTGGTAAAGAATTTACCACGCTGGACTACAAATAAGACAAACGCGCGTACGCATACCCTGTATCGTTGGATGGTTGAGTTTAAACCGCGAATGACCCTTCGTCGAAATCAAGGTTTGCTGCCTTCTTCCTTTTATTCCATTTGTTGTAACGCTCCAGTGCCCAATATATATGATAGGAAATGTTGTTTGCACAAGATTAGTTATTACTGGGCTCAAACCAAGAAGCTGTCTTACATATTGCACGACAAACCAAAATGTCTGGTTAAACTTTTACATGATGTGTATTTTGACGGATTTTGCGGCGAAAAAGGTCAACTATACTCGAATATCTGCCGCAACATATCACATTATGATACGCCGCCTATATTG CATGTAACTTCAATTGATTTGATGTCAAATGATGCAGCTGATCAGAATGTGCTGATCAAGAATCTCAATTCTTGGCAAGATCAACATGCTGAAGTTGTTGATGGGTTGGGCTCTCTGTTgggtaaacaaaaagttgatGCAATATTTTGTGTGGCTGGAGGATGGGCAGGTGGAAATGCAGCAAGTCAAA ATTATGTGAAAAACTGCGATATGATGTGGAAACAAAGTGTGTGGAGCTCAACCATTGCTGGAAATTTGGCTTCCAAGTTTTTAAAGCAAGGAGGGCTGTTGACTTTAACTGGAGCAGCTCCTGCTTTAGAAGGAACTTCAG GAATGATTGGCTATGGGTTGGCCAAAGCAGCAGTACATCAACTATGCAAGAGTTTGTCTGACTCAAGCAGTGGATTGCCCGTCAACTCATCTGTACTATGCATAGCACc GGTTACTCTGGATACTCCTATGAACAGAAAGAACATGCCAAATGCAGATTTCTCTTCATGGACACCACTAGAATATATATCTGA aacATTCTTGGTTTGGGCAAAGGGAGAAAAGAGGCCAGCATCTGGCAGCTTGTTGAAAGTAGAAACTGCAAGTGGTGCAACTACTGCTACTCCAGTGTAG
- the LOC100185325 gene encoding BAG family molecular chaperone regulator 3 isoform X5 translates to MYQNQYPAPPDLRLNEPLPPGWEMRIDDRTNWPFFIDHNTQRTTWQDPRPVGGPQQQNGTNQPRVIPVQHIHSGQQQFPMHNPTKMPQPFAPQTSMPMPQQHFPNQAAPKERKVPIQVVHESPKQPNYHPQQAKPQAPPQSYPQQQPYQQPNFARFSTSPPQQQFPNQQQPPQQTQQQPGHRDVPITASPKPTAAPPTPTPPVTQAPKPHMPSPPPAQDDHRVIAARKKIADALSDLESIENDVNQFSGESKDKAYLKLEHLLTKKLLALDEVTAAGAPGESDIRAERKAAVKRVQQTLDVLELKSMAS, encoded by the exons ATGTATCAAAATCAATACCCAGCTCCGCCGGATTTACGACTTAATGAACCTCTGCCTCCAG GATGGGAAATGAGAATTGATGATAGAACGAACTGGCCATTCTTTATTGATCATAACACTCAAAGAACAACTTGGCAAGACCCAAGGCCTGTGGGTGGACCG CAGCAGCAAAACGGTACGAACCAACCGAGAGTGATCCCGGTTCAGCATATTCACTCAGGACAACAGCAGTTCCCAATGCACAATCCAACGAAAATGCCTCAACCGTTCGCCCCCCAGACCAGCATGCCAATGCCGCAACAGCATTTCCCAAACCAA GCGGCGCCTAAAGAACGGAAGGTTCCAATCCAAGTTGTCCATGAGTCTCCAAAACAGCCGAATTATCATCCACAGCAAGCTAAGCCACAAGCCCCACCTCAAAGTTACCCCCAGCAACAACCATATCAGCAACCGAATTTTGCACGATTTTCCACTTCCCCACCACAACAACAATTCCCAAATCAGCAGCAACCGCCACAGCAGACGCAACAGCAACCTGGCCATAGAGACGTTCCTATTACTGCCTCCCCAAAGCCCACTGCCGCTCCTCCAACACCGACACCCCCTGTAACACAAGCGCCCAAACCGCACATGCCAAGCCCACCGCCTGCCCAGGACGATCACCGTGTCATAGCCGCACGCAAAAAGATCGCCGACGCGCTGTCCGACCTTGAATCGATCGAAAATGACGTAAACCAGTTCTCTGGTGAATCAAAGGACAAAGCGTATCTTAAACTGGAACATCTGCTTACAAAGAAATTGCTGGCCCTGGACGAAGTTACAGCAGCAGGAGCTCCTGGCGAATCCGACATTCGAGCTGAACGAAAAGCGGCGGTGAAACGTGTTCAACAAACATTAGACGTATTAGAACTTAAATCCATGGCGAGCTGA
- the LOC100177459 gene encoding uncharacterized protein C1orf189 homolog, translating to MSMNMSLRFEVANRGGSLINSLKVEKERIMKDELMAERILQVTTEKNDNLKAGWAEGLEEASQTQRYRLNKEEIKHELSYANKAVVAVRRAALRELLEREHDMYEQELHKIGKAFYIKRT from the coding sequence ATGAGTATGAACATGTCTCTCCGATTTGAGGTAGCTAATAGAGGTGGAAGCTTGATAAATTCACTGAAAGTGGAAAAAGAAAGAATCATGAAAGATGAGTTAATGGCTGAGAGGATCTTGCAAGTAACGACTGAAAAGAATGATAACCTTAAAGCTGGTTGGGCAGAAGGTCTTGAAGAGGCCAGCCAGACGCAAAGATACAGACTGAATAAAGAAGAAATCAAGCATGAACTGTCATATGCCAACAAAGCGGTTGTTGCTGTAAGAAGAGCTGCACTTAGAGAACTTCTTGAAAGAGAGCATGACATGTATGAGCAGGAGCTACATAAAATTGGAAAAGCATTCTACATCAAACGcacttaa
- the LOC100185325 gene encoding BAG family molecular chaperone regulator 3 isoform X2: MYQNQYPAPPDLRLNEPLPPGWEMRIDDRTNWPFFIDHNTQRTTWQDPRPVGGPQQNGTNQPRVIPVQHIHSGQQQFPMHNPTKMPQPFAPQTSMPMPQQHFPNQVRSTTPDCIAIPVQHFNPGSAQDVSVAVLHEETLKPPTPTSSPGSQYIESEPVYIPTPSPQPQSPVPDDLLTSATTENKADDTIEPDMPQAAPKERKVPIQVVHESPKQPNYHPQQAKPQAPPQSYPQQQPYQQPNFARFSTSPPQQQFPNQQQPPQQTQQQPGHRDVPITASPKPTAAPPTPTPPVTQAPKPHMPSPPPAQDDHRVIAARKKIADALSDLESIENDVNQFSGESKDKAYLKLEHLLTKKLLALDEVTAAGAPGESDIRAERKAAVKRVQQTLDVLELKSMAS, translated from the exons ATGTATCAAAATCAATACCCAGCTCCGCCGGATTTACGACTTAATGAACCTCTGCCTCCAG GATGGGAAATGAGAATTGATGATAGAACGAACTGGCCATTCTTTATTGATCATAACACTCAAAGAACAACTTGGCAAGACCCAAGGCCTGTGGGTGGACCG CAGCAAAACGGTACGAACCAACCGAGAGTGATCCCGGTTCAGCATATTCACTCAGGACAACAGCAGTTCCCAATGCACAATCCAACGAAAATGCCTCAACCGTTCGCCCCCCAGACCAGCATGCCAATGCCGCAACAGCATTTCCCAAACCAAGTACGTAGCACTACCCCCGACTGTATAGCGATACCCGTCCAGCACTTTAACCCTGGATCGGCGCAAGATGTCTCCGTCGCTGTTTTACACGAAGAAACATTAAAACCCCCAACTCCTACAAGCTCGCCCGGTAGTCAGTATATAGAATCTGAGCCTGTGTATATCCCTACCCCATCCCCGCAACCACAGTCCCCAGTTCCAGATGACTTATTGACCTCGGCCACCACGGAAAACAAGGCCGACGATACGATTGAACCAGATATGCCACAG GCGGCGCCTAAAGAACGGAAGGTTCCAATCCAAGTTGTCCATGAGTCTCCAAAACAGCCGAATTATCATCCACAGCAAGCTAAGCCACAAGCCCCACCTCAAAGTTACCCCCAGCAACAACCATATCAGCAACCGAATTTTGCACGATTTTCCACTTCCCCACCACAACAACAATTCCCAAATCAGCAGCAACCGCCACAGCAGACGCAACAGCAACCTGGCCATAGAGACGTTCCTATTACTGCCTCCCCAAAGCCCACTGCCGCTCCTCCAACACCGACACCCCCTGTAACACAAGCGCCCAAACCGCACATGCCAAGCCCACCGCCTGCCCAGGACGATCACCGTGTCATAGCCGCACGCAAAAAGATCGCCGACGCGCTGTCCGACCTTGAATCGATCGAAAATGACGTAAACCAGTTCTCTGGTGAATCAAAGGACAAAGCGTATCTTAAACTGGAACATCTGCTTACAAAGAAATTGCTGGCCCTGGACGAAGTTACAGCAGCAGGAGCTCCTGGCGAATCCGACATTCGAGCTGAACGAAAAGCGGCGGTGAAACGTGTTCAACAAACATTAGACGTATTAGAACTTAAATCCATGGCGAGCTGA
- the LOC100185325 gene encoding BAG family molecular chaperone regulator 3 isoform X1 encodes MYQNQYPAPPDLRLNEPLPPGWEMRIDDRTNWPFFIDHNTQRTTWQDPRPVGGPQQQNGTNQPRVIPVQHIHSGQQQFPMHNPTKMPQPFAPQTSMPMPQQHFPNQVRSTTPDCIAIPVQHFNPGSAQDVSVAVLHEETLKPPTPTSSPGSQYIESEPVYIPTPSPQPQSPVPDDLLTSATTENKADDTIEPDMPQAAPKERKVPIQVVHESPKQPNYHPQQAKPQAPPQSYPQQQPYQQPNFARFSTSPPQQQFPNQQQPPQQTQQQPGHRDVPITASPKPTAAPPTPTPPVTQAPKPHMPSPPPAQDDHRVIAARKKIADALSDLESIENDVNQFSGESKDKAYLKLEHLLTKKLLALDEVTAAGAPGESDIRAERKAAVKRVQQTLDVLELKSMAS; translated from the exons ATGTATCAAAATCAATACCCAGCTCCGCCGGATTTACGACTTAATGAACCTCTGCCTCCAG GATGGGAAATGAGAATTGATGATAGAACGAACTGGCCATTCTTTATTGATCATAACACTCAAAGAACAACTTGGCAAGACCCAAGGCCTGTGGGTGGACCG CAGCAGCAAAACGGTACGAACCAACCGAGAGTGATCCCGGTTCAGCATATTCACTCAGGACAACAGCAGTTCCCAATGCACAATCCAACGAAAATGCCTCAACCGTTCGCCCCCCAGACCAGCATGCCAATGCCGCAACAGCATTTCCCAAACCAAGTACGTAGCACTACCCCCGACTGTATAGCGATACCCGTCCAGCACTTTAACCCTGGATCGGCGCAAGATGTCTCCGTCGCTGTTTTACACGAAGAAACATTAAAACCCCCAACTCCTACAAGCTCGCCCGGTAGTCAGTATATAGAATCTGAGCCTGTGTATATCCCTACCCCATCCCCGCAACCACAGTCCCCAGTTCCAGATGACTTATTGACCTCGGCCACCACGGAAAACAAGGCCGACGATACGATTGAACCAGATATGCCACAG GCGGCGCCTAAAGAACGGAAGGTTCCAATCCAAGTTGTCCATGAGTCTCCAAAACAGCCGAATTATCATCCACAGCAAGCTAAGCCACAAGCCCCACCTCAAAGTTACCCCCAGCAACAACCATATCAGCAACCGAATTTTGCACGATTTTCCACTTCCCCACCACAACAACAATTCCCAAATCAGCAGCAACCGCCACAGCAGACGCAACAGCAACCTGGCCATAGAGACGTTCCTATTACTGCCTCCCCAAAGCCCACTGCCGCTCCTCCAACACCGACACCCCCTGTAACACAAGCGCCCAAACCGCACATGCCAAGCCCACCGCCTGCCCAGGACGATCACCGTGTCATAGCCGCACGCAAAAAGATCGCCGACGCGCTGTCCGACCTTGAATCGATCGAAAATGACGTAAACCAGTTCTCTGGTGAATCAAAGGACAAAGCGTATCTTAAACTGGAACATCTGCTTACAAAGAAATTGCTGGCCCTGGACGAAGTTACAGCAGCAGGAGCTCCTGGCGAATCCGACATTCGAGCTGAACGAAAAGCGGCGGTGAAACGTGTTCAACAAACATTAGACGTATTAGAACTTAAATCCATGGCGAGCTGA
- the LOC113474413 gene encoding uncharacterized protein LOC113474413, producing MDTNTTLVKFAYGSRHERTYPKRTGSARMLDGSKWHGMPYEGCGIMYENLPHYCPTELFMATKTGRKQKLQDVLVAALKSKIEAFEKEVTQRENGQGQLASTSSGINDVNKPQIPGYCEECGDSSLPEPQTKTSKGTNKLKNTPGRNTVPFLRTGLN from the exons ATGGATACAAATACAACTTTGGTGAAGTTTGCATACGGATCCAGACATGAACGGACTTATCCAAAAAGAACCGGCAGTGCTAGAATGTTAGATGGGTCGAAATGGCACGGGATGCCATACGAAGGTTGTGGAATTATGTATGAAAACTTGCCACATTACTGTCCAACTGAACTGTTCATGGCGACCAAAACTGGTCGCAAACAGAAGCTACAAGATGTATTGGTAGCCGCTTTAAAAAGTAAGATTGAAGCGTTTGAAAAAGAGGTGACACAGAGAGAAAACGGTCAAG GGCAACTAGCGAGTACATCAAGTGGAATAAATGATGTAAATAAACCGCAGATACCTGGTTACTGTGAAGAATGCGGAGACAGCAGTTTACCTGAACCACAGACGAAAACATCGAAAGGCaccaataaacttaaaaacacgCCGGGCCGAAATACAGTTCCGTTTTTACGAACCGGTTTGAACTAG
- the LOC100175137 gene encoding dihydropteridine reductase isoform X2, producing MSLKVVIYGGCGALGRNIVSHFKSNNHHVTSIDLMSNDAADQNVLIKNLNSWQDQHAEVVDGLGSLLGKQKVDAIFCVAGGWAGGNAASQNYVKNCDMMWKQSVWSSTIAGNLASKFLKQGGLLTLTGAAPALEGTSGMIGYGLAKAAVHQLCKSLSDSSSGLPVNSSVLCIAPVTLDTPMNRKNMPNADFSSWTPLEYISETFLVWAKGEKRPASGSLLKVETASGATTATPV from the exons ATGTCGTTAAAAGTAGTTATATACGGAGGCTGTGGCGCTTTGGGAAGAAATATTGTAAGCCACTTTAAAAGCAATAATCAC CATGTAACTTCAATTGATTTGATGTCAAATGATGCAGCTGATCAGAATGTGCTGATCAAGAATCTCAATTCTTGGCAAGATCAACATGCTGAAGTTGTTGATGGGTTGGGCTCTCTGTTgggtaaacaaaaagttgatGCAATATTTTGTGTGGCTGGAGGATGGGCAGGTGGAAATGCAGCAAGTCAAA ATTATGTGAAAAACTGCGATATGATGTGGAAACAAAGTGTGTGGAGCTCAACCATTGCTGGAAATTTGGCTTCCAAGTTTTTAAAGCAAGGAGGGCTGTTGACTTTAACTGGAGCAGCTCCTGCTTTAGAAGGAACTTCAG GAATGATTGGCTATGGGTTGGCCAAAGCAGCAGTACATCAACTATGCAAGAGTTTGTCTGACTCAAGCAGTGGATTGCCCGTCAACTCATCTGTACTATGCATAGCACc GGTTACTCTGGATACTCCTATGAACAGAAAGAACATGCCAAATGCAGATTTCTCTTCATGGACACCACTAGAATATATATCTGA aacATTCTTGGTTTGGGCAAAGGGAGAAAAGAGGCCAGCATCTGGCAGCTTGTTGAAAGTAGAAACTGCAAGTGGTGCAACTACTGCTACTCCAGTGTAG
- the LOC100185325 gene encoding extensin isoform X4 encodes MFAGVMKRTQPQDTNAFNTEEIPNKLTTEMQQNGTNQPRVIPVQHIHSGQQQFPMHNPTKMPQPFAPQTSMPMPQQHFPNQVRSTTPDCIAIPVQHFNPGSAQDVSVAVLHEETLKPPTPTSSPGSQYIESEPVYIPTPSPQPQSPVPDDLLTSATTENKADDTIEPDMPQAAPKERKVPIQVVHESPKQPNYHPQQAKPQAPPQSYPQQQPYQQPNFARFSTSPPQQQFPNQQQPPQQTQQQPGHRDVPITASPKPTAAPPTPTPPVTQAPKPHMPSPPPAQDDHRVIAARKKIADALSDLESIENDVNQFSGESKDKAYLKLEHLLTKKLLALDEVTAAGAPGESDIRAERKAAVKRVQQTLDVLELKSMAS; translated from the exons atgtttGCTGGTGTTATGAAGCGCACGCAACCACAAGATACCAACGCATTCAATACAGAAGAAATACCCAATAAACTAACAACAGAAATG CAGCAAAACGGTACGAACCAACCGAGAGTGATCCCGGTTCAGCATATTCACTCAGGACAACAGCAGTTCCCAATGCACAATCCAACGAAAATGCCTCAACCGTTCGCCCCCCAGACCAGCATGCCAATGCCGCAACAGCATTTCCCAAACCAAGTACGTAGCACTACCCCCGACTGTATAGCGATACCCGTCCAGCACTTTAACCCTGGATCGGCGCAAGATGTCTCCGTCGCTGTTTTACACGAAGAAACATTAAAACCCCCAACTCCTACAAGCTCGCCCGGTAGTCAGTATATAGAATCTGAGCCTGTGTATATCCCTACCCCATCCCCGCAACCACAGTCCCCAGTTCCAGATGACTTATTGACCTCGGCCACCACGGAAAACAAGGCCGACGATACGATTGAACCAGATATGCCACAG GCGGCGCCTAAAGAACGGAAGGTTCCAATCCAAGTTGTCCATGAGTCTCCAAAACAGCCGAATTATCATCCACAGCAAGCTAAGCCACAAGCCCCACCTCAAAGTTACCCCCAGCAACAACCATATCAGCAACCGAATTTTGCACGATTTTCCACTTCCCCACCACAACAACAATTCCCAAATCAGCAGCAACCGCCACAGCAGACGCAACAGCAACCTGGCCATAGAGACGTTCCTATTACTGCCTCCCCAAAGCCCACTGCCGCTCCTCCAACACCGACACCCCCTGTAACACAAGCGCCCAAACCGCACATGCCAAGCCCACCGCCTGCCCAGGACGATCACCGTGTCATAGCCGCACGCAAAAAGATCGCCGACGCGCTGTCCGACCTTGAATCGATCGAAAATGACGTAAACCAGTTCTCTGGTGAATCAAAGGACAAAGCGTATCTTAAACTGGAACATCTGCTTACAAAGAAATTGCTGGCCCTGGACGAAGTTACAGCAGCAGGAGCTCCTGGCGAATCCGACATTCGAGCTGAACGAAAAGCGGCGGTGAAACGTGTTCAACAAACATTAGACGTATTAGAACTTAAATCCATGGCGAGCTGA
- the LOC100185325 gene encoding extensin isoform X3, which yields MFAGVMKRTQPQDTNAFNTEEIPNKLTTEMQQQNGTNQPRVIPVQHIHSGQQQFPMHNPTKMPQPFAPQTSMPMPQQHFPNQVRSTTPDCIAIPVQHFNPGSAQDVSVAVLHEETLKPPTPTSSPGSQYIESEPVYIPTPSPQPQSPVPDDLLTSATTENKADDTIEPDMPQAAPKERKVPIQVVHESPKQPNYHPQQAKPQAPPQSYPQQQPYQQPNFARFSTSPPQQQFPNQQQPPQQTQQQPGHRDVPITASPKPTAAPPTPTPPVTQAPKPHMPSPPPAQDDHRVIAARKKIADALSDLESIENDVNQFSGESKDKAYLKLEHLLTKKLLALDEVTAAGAPGESDIRAERKAAVKRVQQTLDVLELKSMAS from the exons atgtttGCTGGTGTTATGAAGCGCACGCAACCACAAGATACCAACGCATTCAATACAGAAGAAATACCCAATAAACTAACAACAGAAATG CAGCAGCAAAACGGTACGAACCAACCGAGAGTGATCCCGGTTCAGCATATTCACTCAGGACAACAGCAGTTCCCAATGCACAATCCAACGAAAATGCCTCAACCGTTCGCCCCCCAGACCAGCATGCCAATGCCGCAACAGCATTTCCCAAACCAAGTACGTAGCACTACCCCCGACTGTATAGCGATACCCGTCCAGCACTTTAACCCTGGATCGGCGCAAGATGTCTCCGTCGCTGTTTTACACGAAGAAACATTAAAACCCCCAACTCCTACAAGCTCGCCCGGTAGTCAGTATATAGAATCTGAGCCTGTGTATATCCCTACCCCATCCCCGCAACCACAGTCCCCAGTTCCAGATGACTTATTGACCTCGGCCACCACGGAAAACAAGGCCGACGATACGATTGAACCAGATATGCCACAG GCGGCGCCTAAAGAACGGAAGGTTCCAATCCAAGTTGTCCATGAGTCTCCAAAACAGCCGAATTATCATCCACAGCAAGCTAAGCCACAAGCCCCACCTCAAAGTTACCCCCAGCAACAACCATATCAGCAACCGAATTTTGCACGATTTTCCACTTCCCCACCACAACAACAATTCCCAAATCAGCAGCAACCGCCACAGCAGACGCAACAGCAACCTGGCCATAGAGACGTTCCTATTACTGCCTCCCCAAAGCCCACTGCCGCTCCTCCAACACCGACACCCCCTGTAACACAAGCGCCCAAACCGCACATGCCAAGCCCACCGCCTGCCCAGGACGATCACCGTGTCATAGCCGCACGCAAAAAGATCGCCGACGCGCTGTCCGACCTTGAATCGATCGAAAATGACGTAAACCAGTTCTCTGGTGAATCAAAGGACAAAGCGTATCTTAAACTGGAACATCTGCTTACAAAGAAATTGCTGGCCCTGGACGAAGTTACAGCAGCAGGAGCTCCTGGCGAATCCGACATTCGAGCTGAACGAAAAGCGGCGGTGAAACGTGTTCAACAAACATTAGACGTATTAGAACTTAAATCCATGGCGAGCTGA
- the LOC100185325 gene encoding BAG family molecular chaperone regulator 3 isoform X6, whose amino-acid sequence MYQNQYPAPPDLRLNEPLPPGWEMRIDDRTNWPFFIDHNTQRTTWQDPRPVGGPQQNGTNQPRVIPVQHIHSGQQQFPMHNPTKMPQPFAPQTSMPMPQQHFPNQAAPKERKVPIQVVHESPKQPNYHPQQAKPQAPPQSYPQQQPYQQPNFARFSTSPPQQQFPNQQQPPQQTQQQPGHRDVPITASPKPTAAPPTPTPPVTQAPKPHMPSPPPAQDDHRVIAARKKIADALSDLESIENDVNQFSGESKDKAYLKLEHLLTKKLLALDEVTAAGAPGESDIRAERKAAVKRVQQTLDVLELKSMAS is encoded by the exons ATGTATCAAAATCAATACCCAGCTCCGCCGGATTTACGACTTAATGAACCTCTGCCTCCAG GATGGGAAATGAGAATTGATGATAGAACGAACTGGCCATTCTTTATTGATCATAACACTCAAAGAACAACTTGGCAAGACCCAAGGCCTGTGGGTGGACCG CAGCAAAACGGTACGAACCAACCGAGAGTGATCCCGGTTCAGCATATTCACTCAGGACAACAGCAGTTCCCAATGCACAATCCAACGAAAATGCCTCAACCGTTCGCCCCCCAGACCAGCATGCCAATGCCGCAACAGCATTTCCCAAACCAA GCGGCGCCTAAAGAACGGAAGGTTCCAATCCAAGTTGTCCATGAGTCTCCAAAACAGCCGAATTATCATCCACAGCAAGCTAAGCCACAAGCCCCACCTCAAAGTTACCCCCAGCAACAACCATATCAGCAACCGAATTTTGCACGATTTTCCACTTCCCCACCACAACAACAATTCCCAAATCAGCAGCAACCGCCACAGCAGACGCAACAGCAACCTGGCCATAGAGACGTTCCTATTACTGCCTCCCCAAAGCCCACTGCCGCTCCTCCAACACCGACACCCCCTGTAACACAAGCGCCCAAACCGCACATGCCAAGCCCACCGCCTGCCCAGGACGATCACCGTGTCATAGCCGCACGCAAAAAGATCGCCGACGCGCTGTCCGACCTTGAATCGATCGAAAATGACGTAAACCAGTTCTCTGGTGAATCAAAGGACAAAGCGTATCTTAAACTGGAACATCTGCTTACAAAGAAATTGCTGGCCCTGGACGAAGTTACAGCAGCAGGAGCTCCTGGCGAATCCGACATTCGAGCTGAACGAAAAGCGGCGGTGAAACGTGTTCAACAAACATTAGACGTATTAGAACTTAAATCCATGGCGAGCTGA